Genomic DNA from Coleofasciculaceae cyanobacterium:
ACAGTAATTAAACAGCTTAAAAAAAAGAGTCAAAACTAGAAAAAGTTAATCTTAAATGGTTGAAGCAAACAGAAGCACAAAACTCGACAGTAATAATCCAAAAAGTAGAAGTGGATGAAATGGAAAGCTATGTGGGCAAGAAAATTTACCAAAGATGGCTCTGGCATGCGATTGACCACAAAACAGGAACAATTCTAGCTTTTGTGTTGGGAACAAGACAAGAGCGAATGTTTCTTAAGTTGAAAAAGCTACTTAAACTATTTGGAATCAAAAAATTTTACACCGACAAATTAAAAACATACGAGCGTCATCTCGATCGAGAAGAAAGAACTGTCAGTAAATATAAAATGCAAAAGATTGAGCGCGAGACACGGCGAATTTAGTTCGCCATGTGTAATCGCGCTGTTGAGAGAAAGCATCTGACTTTGAGGAATAGAATTAAAAGATTATAGAGAAAAATAATCTGCTTTTCTAAGCTTACTCAGATGCACGATCTAGTGATTGGTTTGTATATTAATAAGTATGAGTTTGGCAGAAATATTTGATTAATTCAACATCTTTGCTACAGTACCGTATAGTTGTGTAAGTGAAGGTCAATTGTCGTGGTGAAGGAAAATAATTAAGAATGCGAACAAGAGTAACTTTTTACGTTGATAAAGTTCCAGGTCAACCACTAAAAGGTCGAGGTTGGATTGATATTTCAGATATAGAAATAGCCAAACGTCTCAATATTCCATTGCTAGGAGAACATACTAATCCAACCATCTTTAAAAGATTCAGTTTGGAGGAAGTGGAACGCAAATCTTTAAAATTTAAGGTTCACAGCGACGTAAATAAAGTTCGCGGCGTTGGTATTT
This window encodes:
- a CDS encoding IS1 family transposase — translated: MKQTEAQNSTVIIQKVEVDEMESYVGKKIYQRWLWHAIDHKTGTILAFVLGTRQERMFLKLKKLLKLFGIKKFYTDKLKTYERHLDREERTVSKYKMQKIERETRRI